One region of Gossypium raimondii isolate GPD5lz chromosome 6, ASM2569854v1, whole genome shotgun sequence genomic DNA includes:
- the LOC105773913 gene encoding external alternative NAD(P)H-ubiquinone oxidoreductase B2, mitochondrial, translating into MRNFNFFRRLSRAFDDYPSLSKIIVVSTISGGSLIAYAEANAFNGSKGHIAHADAVASNDDRRIASSEQVPKKKKVVLLGTGWGGMSFLKSLNNPNYEVQVVSPRNFFVFTPLLPSVTCGKVEARSIVEPIRNIIRKKNVNISYSEAECVKIDPNNKKIYCRATIDSHSKGEEVFAVDYDYLIIAVGAQVNTFNTPGVMENCHFLKEIDDAQKIRKNVIDSFEKASLPNLSDEERKKILHFVVVGGGPTGVEFAAELHDFVNEDVVKLYPNVQDLVKITLLEATDHILNMFDKRITNFAEQKFGRDGIDVKLGSMVTGINENEISTKVRGNGEKTSTPYGMVLWSTGIGPRPLIKEFMKQIGQGNRRALATDEWLRVEGFGNIYALGDCATVNQRKVMEDISEIFRKADKDNSGTLTVKEFQEIIDDICERYPQVELYLKNKQVRNMVDLLKEAKGDAAKESMELNIEEFKSALSEVDSQMKNLPATAQVANQQGAYLAKCFNRMEECEKNPEGPPRFRGTGRHRFHPFRYRHLGQFAPLGGEQTAAQLPGDWVSIGHSEQWLWYSVYASKQVSWRTRALVVSDWIRRFIFGRDTSGI; encoded by the exons ATGAGGAACTTCAACTTCTTCCGGAGATTATCCAGGGCTTTTGATGATTATCCTTCTCTTTCTAAGATCATCGTCGTCTCGACTATCAG TGGTGGGAGCCTTATAGCTTATGCTGAAGCAAACGCTTTCAATGGCAGTAAGGGCCATATTGCTCATGCTGATGCGGTGGCATCTAATGATGACCGTCGAATTGCTTCATCTGAACAAGTTCCCAAGAAAAAGAAGGTGGTGCTGCTTGGAACTGGTTGGGGAGGAATGAGTTTCTTGAAGAGCCTGAATAACCCTAATTATGAGGTGCAAGTTGTTTCTCCTCGTAATTTCTTTGTGTTCACCCCATTGCTACCAAGTGTTACATGTGGCAAAGTGGAAGCCCGCAGCATTGTTGAGCCAATTCGCAACATCATCAGAAAG AAAAATGTTAACATCAGTTACTCTGAAGCTGAATGCGTAAAAATAGATCccaataataagaaaatttacTGTCGCGCTACTATAGACAGCCATTCAAAGGGGGAAGAAGTGTTTGCGGTAGACTATGACTACCTTATTATAGCTGTGGGAGCTCAGGTTAACACCTTTAATACCCCTGGTGTCATGGAAAATTGCCATTTCCTAAAG GAAATTGATGATGCTCAGAAGATTCGTAAGAATGTTATTGATTCCTTTGAGAAGGCAAGCTTACCAAATTTAAGTGATGAGGAGAGAAAGAAAATCCTTCACTTTGTTGTTGTTGGCGGTGGCCCAACTGGTGTGGAATTTGCTGCCGAACTTCATGACTTTGTCAATGAGGATGTGGTCAAGCTATATCCAAATGTCCAAGACTTGGTGAAAATAACTCTTCTTGAGGCTACAGATCATATTTTGAACAT GTTTGACAAAAGAATCACAAATTTCGCGGAACAGAAATTTGGAAGagatggcattgatgtgaaattgGGGTCAATGGTCACCGgcataaatgaaaatgaaatatctaCAAAAGTGAGAGGTAATGGCGAAAAAACTTCAACGCCATATGGAATGGTTCTCTGGTCAACTGGCATTGGACCTCGTCCTCTCATAAAGGAGTTCATGAAGCAAATTGGTCAG GGTAATAGGCGTGCTTTAGCAACGGATGAATGGCTGCGAGTTGAGGGATTTGGTAACATTTATGCACTTGGCGACTGTGCTACTGTTAACCAGCGGAAAGTCATG GAAGATATATCAGAAATATTTAGAAAGGCAGACAAGGACAACTCGGGAACACTTACAGTGAAAGAATTTCAAGAGATCATTGATGATATATGTGAAAGATACCCTCAAGTGGAGCTTTATCTGAAGAACAAGCAGGTGCGTAACATGGTTGATCTTTTGAAGGAAGCCAAAGGGGACGCTGCAAAAGAATCCATGGAGCTGAATATTGAAGAATTTAAATCAGCTCTTTCTGAAGTCGATTCTCAGATGAAGAATCTTCCAGCAACAGCACAG GTTGCAAATCAGCAAGGCGCCTATCTTGCTAAGTGCTTCAACCGTATGGAGGAGTGCGAAAAGAACCCTGAAGGTCCCCCTAGGTTCAGGGGAACAGGTCGTCATCGATTCCATCCCTTCAG GTACAGGCACTTGGGACAATTTGCTCCTTTGGGAGGGGAACAAACAGCTGCACAACTTCCAGGTGATTGGGTGTCTATCGGACACAGTGAGCAATGGCTCTGGTATTCTGTCTACGCAAG CAAGCAAGTCAGTTGGCGCACAAGGGCATTGGTGGTCTCAGACTGGATAAGGCGTTTTATTTTCGGGAGGGATACCAGTGGCATTTAA
- the LOC128041734 gene encoding secreted RxLR effector protein 161-like: protein MEVYEKRLHLEGRRQEYDKSAKPVSTPLATHFRLSSALSLQSDDEINYMSRVSYSCAVGSLITRDGVIGYVDSDFTRDLDKSRSLTRYVFTIRGCTISWKATLQTKVALSTTETEDMVISGACKESM from the exons ATGGAG GTATATGAGAAGAGACTTCACCTGGAGGGGCGACGCCAGGAGTACGACAAG agtgccaagcctgttagtactccatTAGCAACCCACTTCAGACTTTCATCAGCTTTGTCTCtgcaatcagatgatgagattaaCTACATGTCACGTGTTTCATATTCttgtgcagtgggatctctcat aactagagatggagtcattggatatgttgattctgattttACTAGAGACCTTGATAAAAGTAGGTCTCTCACAAGGTATGTCTTTACTATTAGGGGTTGCAccatcagttggaaagccactttgcagaCTAAAGTTGCTTTGTCTACTACTGAAACTGAGGACATGGTGATTAGTGGGGCTTGTAAAGAATCTATGTAG